In Horticoccus luteus, the following proteins share a genomic window:
- a CDS encoding HAD-IIB family hydrolase, with protein sequence MPDTQSIRLFSSDLDNTLLGNPESTRRFKLAWEGIPAAQRPLLVYNSGRLLSDLDQLLGAEQLPAPDYLIGGVGTQIYDARAGRALHDFDGELALGWDRDRVAAIAAAFPGVRPQPNQYQHPFKSSWYLERANRATITRLSDQFTAAGLDVSIVYSSLRDLDILPKNAAKGAALRWLCQRLDLTLDRVLVAGDTGNDSSMFLLPGVRGIVVENAQPELFEDVVEIPVYCSRQVMADGVVDGLRHYGVIAQSPLVRDTVHAARSSRGAFKMLFTGTRLGSLGPDDQAFLRLAYEKALAALRRNITPLGFSACSLADNTVTGTDANYRSVWARDGSITLINTLDVDDDDIRSAGRRTLDTLLRAIAVNGQIPANVRLDDGVPDYAGVGNICSIDSGLWVIIAFYNYVEKTGDLDFLRTHAARLQRAMDWISAHDSNNDGLLEIPEAGDWTDLFGRSYNVLYDEVLWFRANVCFGRLLEFQGEYERASDYLRWSQHIRGRVIDTFWPHTRPAANLPETANRFAERQFSLGDTQYLIAEVTPFAFNWRCDVFGNVLGFLMNLLDIERARTAFRFMWSVGVNEPYPVANLYPVVQSGDPDWRAYYTVNLLNLPHHYHNGGIWPFVGGMWVRFIHRLGLHEVAERELLRLAKLNQLGRRDEWEFNEWAHGVTGRPMGKAYQAWSAASFVRACQEIEADPDHLADE encoded by the coding sequence ATGCCCGACACCCAGTCCATTCGTCTTTTCAGCAGCGATCTCGATAACACCCTCCTCGGGAATCCGGAATCGACCCGTCGCTTCAAACTCGCCTGGGAAGGCATTCCCGCCGCGCAACGCCCCCTCCTCGTCTATAATAGCGGCCGCCTGCTCAGCGACCTCGACCAACTCCTCGGAGCCGAGCAACTCCCCGCGCCCGACTATCTGATCGGCGGCGTCGGCACGCAGATCTACGACGCGCGCGCCGGCCGTGCGCTCCACGATTTCGATGGCGAACTCGCCCTCGGCTGGGATCGCGACCGCGTGGCCGCCATCGCCGCAGCGTTTCCCGGCGTCCGGCCGCAGCCCAACCAATACCAGCATCCCTTCAAGTCGAGTTGGTATCTTGAACGCGCCAATCGCGCCACGATCACCCGCCTCTCCGATCAATTCACTGCCGCCGGCCTCGACGTGAGCATCGTTTACTCCAGCCTGCGCGACCTCGACATTCTCCCGAAAAACGCCGCCAAAGGCGCCGCGCTCCGCTGGCTGTGTCAACGCCTCGACCTTACCCTCGACCGCGTGCTCGTCGCCGGCGACACCGGCAACGACAGCAGCATGTTTCTTCTGCCCGGCGTGCGCGGCATCGTCGTCGAAAACGCCCAACCCGAACTCTTCGAGGACGTCGTCGAAATTCCCGTTTACTGCAGCCGCCAGGTCATGGCCGACGGCGTCGTCGACGGCTTGCGCCACTACGGCGTCATCGCCCAATCGCCCCTCGTCCGCGACACCGTCCACGCCGCGCGCTCGTCCCGCGGCGCCTTCAAGATGCTTTTCACCGGCACCCGCCTCGGCTCGCTCGGCCCCGACGACCAGGCGTTTCTCCGCCTCGCCTACGAAAAAGCGCTCGCAGCCCTCCGCCGCAACATCACGCCCCTCGGCTTCTCCGCCTGCTCGCTCGCCGACAACACCGTCACCGGCACCGATGCCAACTACCGCAGCGTCTGGGCGCGCGATGGCAGCATCACGCTCATCAACACCCTCGACGTCGATGATGACGACATCCGTTCCGCCGGTCGCCGCACCCTCGATACGCTTCTCCGCGCCATCGCCGTCAACGGCCAGATTCCCGCCAACGTCCGCCTCGACGACGGCGTGCCGGATTACGCCGGCGTCGGCAATATCTGCTCCATCGACAGCGGCCTGTGGGTCATCATCGCGTTCTACAACTACGTCGAGAAGACCGGCGATCTCGACTTTCTGCGCACGCACGCCGCCCGACTCCAGCGCGCAATGGACTGGATCAGCGCGCACGACAGTAACAACGACGGCCTCCTCGAAATCCCCGAAGCCGGCGACTGGACCGATCTCTTCGGCCGCAGTTACAACGTCCTCTACGACGAGGTCCTGTGGTTTCGCGCCAACGTCTGCTTCGGCCGCTTGCTGGAGTTTCAAGGCGAATACGAACGCGCCAGCGACTACCTCCGCTGGTCGCAACACATCCGCGGCCGCGTGATCGACACCTTCTGGCCGCACACGCGCCCCGCCGCCAACCTCCCCGAAACCGCGAACCGTTTCGCCGAACGCCAGTTCAGCCTCGGCGACACCCAATACCTCATCGCCGAAGTCACCCCGTTCGCCTTCAACTGGCGCTGCGACGTCTTCGGCAACGTGCTCGGGTTTCTCATGAACCTCCTCGACATCGAGCGCGCGCGCACCGCCTTCCGCTTCATGTGGAGCGTCGGCGTCAACGAACCTTACCCCGTCGCGAACCTCTATCCCGTCGTGCAATCCGGCGATCCCGACTGGCGCGCCTACTATACCGTCAACCTCCTCAACCTCCCCCATCACTACCACAACGGCGGCATCTGGCCGTTCGTCGGCGGCATGTGGGTGCGCTTCATTCACCGCCTCGGCCTCCATGAGGTCGCCGAACGCGAACTCCTCCGCCTCGCCAAACTGAACCAACTCGGCCGGCGCGACGAATGGGAGTTCAACGAGTGGGCGCACGGCGTCACCGGCCGCCCGATGGGCAAAGCCTACCAGGCCTGGTCCGCCGCGTCGTTCGTCCGCGCCTGCCAGGAAATCGAAGCCGACCCCGACCATCTCGCCGATGAGTGA
- a CDS encoding PfkB family carbohydrate kinase, producing the protein MSDPSPTTNPAPAGAGRRALCFGEILWDFLPDGLFPGGAPFNVAYHLHRLGLTTYPVSSVGDDVLGRELLRRLRDWKIPVDLIATDPARPTGYVRAAITATGDAHYDIVRDVAWDAIPAPTAALALAASTDVLVFGSLAARSPENRATLHRLLAALPATAWRVFDINLRAPFDDLAVVAELAAHATVLKLNAAEAARLAGATESPGSEETHARNVQQRFAVPLVVVTAADRGAGLLRDDHWHWETARPVAVADTVGAGDAFLARLIAGLLARASEPRILAAACRLGEWVAAQRGATPAYTSATPSA; encoded by the coding sequence ATGAGTGATCCTTCTCCGACGACAAATCCGGCGCCCGCGGGCGCCGGACGGCGCGCGCTCTGCTTCGGCGAAATTCTCTGGGACTTTCTCCCCGACGGTCTCTTCCCCGGCGGCGCACCGTTCAACGTCGCCTATCACCTTCACCGCCTCGGCCTCACAACATATCCCGTCTCATCCGTGGGCGACGATGTGCTCGGCCGCGAATTGTTGCGCCGGTTGCGTGACTGGAAAATCCCTGTCGACCTCATCGCCACCGATCCCGCGCGCCCCACCGGCTACGTCCGCGCCGCAATCACCGCGACCGGCGATGCGCACTACGATATTGTCCGCGACGTCGCGTGGGATGCCATCCCCGCGCCCACCGCGGCGCTGGCTCTCGCCGCCTCGACCGACGTGCTCGTCTTCGGTTCGCTCGCGGCGCGCTCCCCCGAAAACCGCGCGACCCTGCATCGCCTGCTCGCTGCGCTCCCGGCCACCGCGTGGCGCGTCTTCGACATCAATCTGCGCGCGCCCTTCGATGATCTCGCCGTCGTCGCCGAACTCGCCGCGCACGCCACCGTTTTAAAACTCAATGCCGCCGAAGCCGCCCGCCTCGCCGGTGCCACCGAGTCTCCCGGCTCCGAAGAAACGCACGCGCGCAACGTGCAGCAGCGGTTCGCCGTTCCGCTCGTCGTGGTCACCGCCGCCGACCGCGGCGCCGGCCTCCTGCGCGACGACCATTGGCACTGGGAAACAGCCCGCCCGGTCGCGGTTGCAGACACCGTCGGGGCCGGCGATGCATTTCTCGCTCGCCTGATCGCCGGCCTGCTGGCGCGCGCCAGCGAGCCCCGGATTCTCGCCGCCGCTTGCCGCCTGGGCGAATGGGTCGCCGCTCAACGTGGCGCCACTCCCGCCTACACCTCCGCAACGCCCTCCGCATAA